A genomic stretch from Achromobacter spanius includes:
- a CDS encoding TRAP transporter substrate-binding protein, producing MLRPTLTRAILAAVALLTLVPLANAAELRSADIHPDDYPTVQAVRQFGELVKQRTNGRITVKVYAGGSLGNEDDSIEQVKLGALAMARVSSAAMHNICQTTRVPSLPFLFRSKEHLHKVLDSEIGDQILRSCEAAGFVGLAWYDSGSRSMYTRDKPVKTLADAKGMKIRVQQSDLSVAMVEAMGGNATPMPMGEVYTSLKTGLVDAAENNFPSYESAHHYEVAKYYSMTEHTMTPEILIFSKRQWDKLAPEDQKILREAARESVPFMRKLWDEREQKSRAVVEKAGSQIVTVDKASFQGAMKPVYDRFVTTPEMKDLVAKIQAVQ from the coding sequence ATGCTGCGCCCCACCCTGACCCGCGCCATTTTGGCGGCGGTTGCCTTGCTGACGCTGGTCCCCCTTGCCAACGCGGCCGAGCTGCGATCCGCCGACATCCATCCCGACGACTATCCCACCGTGCAAGCCGTGCGCCAGTTCGGCGAACTGGTCAAGCAACGCACCAACGGCCGCATCACCGTCAAGGTCTACGCGGGCGGCTCGCTGGGCAATGAAGACGATTCGATCGAACAGGTAAAGCTGGGCGCCCTGGCCATGGCGCGCGTGTCCAGCGCCGCCATGCACAACATCTGCCAGACCACGCGGGTGCCATCGCTGCCGTTCCTGTTCCGCTCGAAAGAACATCTGCACAAGGTGCTGGACAGCGAGATCGGCGATCAGATCCTGCGCTCTTGCGAGGCCGCCGGCTTTGTCGGCCTGGCCTGGTATGACAGCGGTTCGCGGTCCATGTACACGCGCGACAAGCCCGTCAAGACGCTGGCCGATGCCAAGGGCATGAAGATTCGCGTACAGCAGTCGGACCTGTCCGTCGCCATGGTCGAGGCCATGGGCGGCAATGCCACGCCCATGCCGATGGGCGAGGTCTATACGTCGTTGAAGACCGGGCTGGTGGATGCGGCCGAAAACAATTTCCCCAGCTACGAAAGCGCGCACCACTACGAAGTCGCCAAGTACTACTCCATGACCGAGCACACCATGACGCCGGAGATTCTGATTTTCTCCAAGCGCCAATGGGACAAGCTTGCGCCCGAGGATCAGAAGATCCTGCGCGAGGCGGCACGCGAATCGGTGCCGTTCATGCGCAAGCTGTGGGACGAGCGCGAACAGAAGTCGCGCGCCGTGGTCGAGAAAGCCGGATCGCAGATCGTGACGGTGGACAAGGCGTCGTTCCAGGGTGCGATGAAGCCGGTGTACGACCGCTTCGTGACCACGCCCGAAATGAAAGACCTGGTCGCGAAGATCCAGGCTGTTCAGTGA
- a CDS encoding NAD-dependent epimerase/dehydratase family protein — MSRTVNPPPATTRCQRLLLTGAAGGLGQVLRPRLKPHAKVLRVSDVAPLGPAGEGEETMPCDLADAAAVSSLVQGVDAIVHLGGVSVERPFEDILPANIQGVYNLYEAARVHGVRRVVFASSNHVIGFYEQGQQLDADVPLRPDGYYGLSKAYGEHLSRFYFDRYGIETVCLRIGSSFPAPKDRRMLITWLSYDDLTDLITRALFTPGVGHLIVYGASANRDSWWRDDAAKVLGFVPKDSSERFRAQVEAQPPLPADDPAARYQGGAFVKAGPFPFPANTSK; from the coding sequence ATGAGCAGAACCGTCAACCCGCCGCCAGCGACCACCCGCTGCCAGCGTCTACTACTGACCGGCGCCGCCGGCGGCCTGGGGCAAGTGCTGCGTCCCCGACTCAAACCCCACGCCAAGGTACTGCGCGTTTCCGACGTGGCGCCCTTGGGCCCCGCGGGTGAGGGCGAAGAAACCATGCCGTGCGATCTGGCCGACGCCGCCGCCGTGTCATCGCTGGTGCAGGGCGTGGACGCCATCGTGCACCTGGGCGGCGTGTCGGTCGAACGCCCGTTCGAAGACATCCTGCCCGCCAACATCCAGGGCGTCTACAACCTCTACGAAGCCGCCCGCGTGCATGGCGTGCGGCGCGTGGTGTTCGCCAGTTCCAACCACGTCATCGGCTTTTACGAACAGGGCCAGCAGTTGGACGCCGACGTGCCGTTGCGGCCCGACGGCTACTACGGCCTGTCCAAAGCCTACGGAGAGCACCTGTCGCGCTTTTACTTCGACCGCTACGGCATCGAAACCGTGTGCCTGCGCATCGGCTCGTCATTTCCTGCGCCCAAGGATCGCCGCATGCTGATCACCTGGCTCAGCTATGACGACCTGACCGACCTGATCACGCGCGCGCTGTTCACACCCGGCGTCGGGCATCTGATCGTCTACGGCGCCTCCGCCAACCGCGATAGCTGGTGGCGCGACGATGCGGCGAAGGTGCTGGGCTTTGTGCCCAAGGACTCTTCCGAGCGCTTTCGCGCGCAGGTGGAAGCGCAGCCGCCGCTGCCCGCCGACGACCCCGCCGCCCGGTATCAGGGCGGCGCGTTCGTCAAGGCTGGCCCGTTTCCCTTTCCCGCCAACACCTCCAAGTAG
- a CDS encoding FadR/GntR family transcriptional regulator — translation MNAPVATPVLPQRRPRNLAQGLVESISERIRSGEIRPGDKLPTESEIMRQFGVSRTVVREALSRLQASGLVETHHGVGTYALEPSGSVDFRVDPADIATVRDVLVLLELRICLESEAAGLAAIRRSDVQLQEMRRALDLFKSALDVGGDTITPDFQFHLLVAQSTDNRYFADLMSHLGSAIIPRTRINSAKFAHEDRAAYLARVNLEHEDIYSAIMRQDAEAARAAMRTHLSNSRERLRRAQ, via the coding sequence ATGAACGCTCCTGTCGCTACTCCTGTCTTGCCGCAGCGTCGTCCCCGGAACTTGGCTCAAGGCTTGGTCGAGAGCATCTCCGAACGCATCCGCAGCGGCGAAATCCGCCCTGGCGACAAGCTACCCACCGAGTCCGAGATCATGCGTCAGTTTGGCGTCAGCCGAACCGTCGTGCGCGAGGCGCTGTCGCGCTTGCAGGCATCGGGTCTGGTCGAAACGCATCACGGCGTGGGCACCTATGCGCTGGAACCCAGCGGCAGTGTCGACTTCCGGGTTGACCCCGCCGACATCGCCACGGTGCGCGACGTGCTGGTGCTGCTTGAGCTGCGTATCTGCCTGGAAAGCGAGGCCGCGGGCCTGGCCGCCATTCGGCGCAGCGACGTGCAGTTGCAGGAAATGCGCCGCGCGCTGGATCTTTTCAAAAGCGCATTGGACGTGGGCGGCGACACCATCACGCCCGACTTCCAGTTTCATCTGTTGGTGGCGCAGTCCACCGACAACCGCTATTTCGCGGACCTGATGTCGCATCTGGGTTCGGCGATCATCCCACGCACCCGCATCAATTCCGCCAAGTTCGCGCATGAAGATCGCGCGGCCTATCTGGCGCGTGTGAATCTGGAACACGAAGACATCTACAGCGCGATCATGCGCCAGGACGCGGAAGCCGCGCGCGCCGCCATGCGCACGCACCTGAGCAACAGCCGCGAACGGCTGCGCCGCGCGCAATAA
- a CDS encoding SMP-30/gluconolactonase/LRE family protein has product MPTCAERVGDMLCGVGESPVWRASDQTFTWTDIPNKTLWRWSPASGEFALWSLPQMAGCIAMRGAGWLLAMEDGVYTCDALLPDTPCQPRLLAGVTHTAAHMRFNDGRCDRQGRFLAGTMVMDMGRAQAAGRLYRHDASENRLAVLLDDLIVPNGLAFSPDGKTMYLSDSHPSRAMVWAFDYDVDSGTPHNRRPFIPALPAGRPDGAAVDADGGYWICGNDAGRVYRYTPDGRLDQTYVVPARKVAMCAFGGAGMDTLFITSIRPADAAPGALDGALFALRPGARGLEETASAG; this is encoded by the coding sequence ATGCCCACATGCGCCGAACGCGTTGGAGACATGCTGTGCGGCGTCGGAGAAAGCCCGGTATGGCGCGCCAGCGACCAGACATTCACCTGGACCGACATCCCGAATAAAACGCTGTGGCGCTGGTCGCCCGCCAGCGGCGAATTCGCGCTTTGGTCGCTGCCCCAGATGGCGGGCTGCATCGCCATGCGCGGCGCGGGCTGGTTGCTGGCGATGGAAGATGGGGTGTACACCTGCGACGCGCTGCTGCCCGATACGCCGTGCCAGCCTCGCCTGCTGGCCGGCGTCACGCACACGGCCGCCCACATGCGCTTCAACGACGGCCGCTGCGACCGGCAAGGCCGCTTCCTGGCGGGCACCATGGTGATGGACATGGGCCGGGCGCAAGCGGCCGGCCGCCTGTATCGCCATGACGCCAGCGAAAACAGGCTAGCGGTGCTGCTGGACGACCTGATCGTGCCCAACGGCCTGGCCTTCAGCCCGGACGGCAAGACGATGTACCTGTCCGACTCCCACCCGTCGCGCGCCATGGTCTGGGCGTTTGATTACGACGTGGACAGCGGCACACCCCACAATCGCCGCCCCTTCATCCCTGCCCTGCCCGCCGGCCGCCCCGATGGCGCCGCCGTTGACGCGGACGGCGGCTATTGGATCTGCGGCAACGACGCGGGCCGCGTCTATCGCTACACGCCCGATGGCCGGCTGGACCAGACCTACGTCGTTCCCGCCCGCAAGGTCGCCATGTGCGCCTTCGGCGGCGCGGGCATGGACACGCTTTTCATCACGTCGATACGCCCCGCCGACGCCGCCCCCGGCGCCTTGGACGGCGCGTTGTTCGCCCTGCGTCCCGGCGCGCGGGGCCTGGAGGAAACCGCCAGCGCCGGCTAG
- a CDS encoding FAD-dependent oxidoreductase — protein MGDIDFQAMEFAYEKHADQSAQGAARHKVVVVGAGPVGLTTALDLARQGVRVVVLDDDYRLSTGSRAICFSKRTLEIWDRLGVGQRMIDKGVSWNVGKVFFREQEVWRFDLLPEPGHRRPAFINLQQYYAEGYLYEQTRQEPNIDLRWKNKVAGVTQTDAGVDLTIETPEGPYTLHADWLVACDGARSPVRKLIGQESHGRIFRDRFLIADVKMKADFPTERWFWFDPPFHPNQSVLLHRQPDNVWRIDFQLGWNADPVEAVKPENVLPRIRALLGPDAQFDLEWVSVYTFACERMDKFRHGRVVFAGDSAHRVSPFGARGANSGVQDAENLAWKLKLVLAGLAPETLIDSYSAEREYAADENILNSSRATDFITPKSDISRSFRNAVLNLAKTHAFARSLVNSGRLSLPATYIGSPLNTPDADAFTGRMVPGAVALDAPVSVNGEDDWWMAQLDGSFVLAVFCGNTLPGRDTQSALQALRMAPVPVKAVLVVDPQCDVTGLSADLPVVADREGCLAKRYDAQPGTTYLIRPDQHIAARWRAFNAEAVAAAVKRATGHA, from the coding sequence GTGGGAGACATCGACTTTCAGGCGATGGAGTTCGCCTATGAAAAGCACGCCGACCAAAGCGCCCAGGGCGCGGCGCGGCACAAGGTCGTGGTGGTGGGCGCCGGCCCGGTCGGCCTGACCACCGCGCTAGACCTTGCCCGCCAAGGCGTGCGAGTGGTGGTGCTGGACGACGATTACCGCTTGTCCACCGGTTCACGCGCCATCTGCTTTTCCAAGCGCACGCTGGAAATCTGGGACCGCCTGGGCGTCGGCCAACGCATGATCGACAAGGGCGTGTCGTGGAACGTGGGCAAGGTGTTCTTCCGTGAACAGGAAGTGTGGCGCTTTGACCTGCTGCCCGAACCGGGCCACCGCCGCCCCGCCTTCATCAACCTGCAGCAGTACTACGCCGAAGGCTATCTGTACGAGCAGACGCGCCAGGAACCCAATATCGACCTGCGCTGGAAAAACAAGGTCGCGGGCGTGACGCAGACCGATGCCGGCGTGGACCTCACCATCGAAACACCCGAAGGCCCCTATACGCTGCACGCCGACTGGCTTGTTGCCTGCGACGGCGCGCGCTCGCCGGTGCGCAAGCTGATCGGCCAGGAAAGCCATGGCCGCATCTTCCGCGACCGCTTCCTGATTGCCGACGTGAAGATGAAAGCCGACTTCCCGACCGAGCGCTGGTTCTGGTTCGATCCGCCCTTTCATCCGAACCAGTCCGTGCTGCTGCATCGGCAGCCAGACAACGTGTGGCGTATCGACTTCCAGCTTGGCTGGAATGCCGACCCCGTCGAGGCCGTCAAGCCTGAAAACGTGCTGCCTCGCATCCGCGCCCTGCTCGGCCCCGACGCGCAGTTCGACCTGGAATGGGTCAGCGTCTACACCTTTGCGTGCGAGCGCATGGACAAGTTCCGCCACGGCCGCGTGGTGTTCGCGGGCGACTCCGCGCACCGCGTCTCGCCGTTTGGCGCGCGTGGCGCGAACAGCGGCGTGCAGGACGCCGAGAACCTGGCGTGGAAACTGAAGCTGGTGCTGGCGGGCCTGGCGCCCGAGACGCTGATCGACAGCTACAGCGCCGAGCGCGAATACGCGGCCGACGAGAACATCTTGAATTCATCGCGGGCCACGGACTTCATCACGCCCAAGAGCGATATCAGCCGAAGCTTTCGCAACGCCGTGTTGAACCTGGCCAAGACGCATGCGTTTGCGCGGTCGCTGGTCAACAGCGGCCGCTTGTCGCTGCCGGCGACCTACATCGGGTCGCCATTGAACACACCGGATGCCGACGCCTTTACCGGTCGCATGGTGCCCGGCGCGGTCGCGCTGGATGCGCCGGTGTCTGTGAATGGCGAAGACGACTGGTGGATGGCGCAACTAGACGGCAGCTTCGTGCTGGCCGTGTTCTGCGGCAACACCTTGCCCGGCCGTGACACGCAGTCGGCCTTGCAGGCACTGCGCATGGCCCCGGTGCCGGTTAAGGCGGTGCTGGTGGTCGACCCGCAATGCGATGTGACGGGATTGTCGGCGGACCTGCCGGTGGTGGCCGACCGCGAAGGGTGCCTGGCCAAGCGCTACGACGCGCAGCCCGGCACCACGTACCTGATTCGCCCCGACCAGCACATCGCCGCGCGCTGGCGCGCCTTCAATGCCGAGGCGGTTGCCGCCGCCGTCAAGCGGGCCACGGGCCACGCCTGA
- a CDS encoding DUF2783 domain-containing protein, translating into MLITDTNLSAPDDFYEALIETHRDLTNEQSHELNAALILLLANHLGDMALLREALQQARESVVGCRMGEAR; encoded by the coding sequence ATGCTGATAACCGACACCAACCTGAGCGCACCCGACGATTTTTACGAGGCGCTGATCGAAACGCATCGCGACCTGACGAACGAGCAAAGCCACGAGCTGAACGCCGCACTGATCCTGCTGCTGGCCAACCACCTGGGCGACATGGCACTCTTGCGCGAAGCATTGCAGCAAGCGCGAGAATCAGTGGTGGGATGTAGGATGGGTGAAGCGCGATAA
- the hmgA gene encoding homogentisate 1,2-dioxygenase, with protein sequence MELQYLTGFGNDCATEALPGALPVGRNSPQQCPYGLYAEQLSGTAFTAPRNENRRSWLYRIRPGAQHKPFEAFDGAAGWESTFGHGPVTPNQLRWSPMPIPAAPTDFLEGVKTWGGNGGPDAQGGVAIHLYAANRSMQGRYFYNADGELLLVPQQGRLRLATELGLIDLEPLEIAVIPRGVRFRVELLDGEARGYMLENFGAALRLPELGPIGSNCLANARDFKTPVAWYEDVEGDFELIAKFTGGFWRASIDHSPLDVVAWHGTHAPYKYDLRHFNTIGSISFDHPDPSIFTVLTAPSDTPGTANMDFAIFPPRVLAMEDTFRPPWFHRNVASEFMGLIQGVYDAKADGFAPGGASLHNCMSGHGPDAETFEKASHADTHSAHYIRDTMAFMFETRRVIRPTAQALASKDLQGDYYRCWQGIVKHFDPNKA encoded by the coding sequence ATGGAACTGCAATATCTGACCGGTTTCGGCAACGACTGTGCTACCGAGGCGCTGCCCGGCGCCCTGCCCGTGGGGCGCAATTCGCCCCAGCAATGTCCCTACGGCCTGTATGCCGAACAGCTTTCCGGCACCGCCTTCACCGCCCCGCGCAACGAAAACCGCCGTTCCTGGCTATACCGCATCCGCCCGGGCGCGCAGCACAAGCCGTTTGAAGCGTTTGACGGCGCGGCGGGCTGGGAAAGCACGTTCGGCCACGGTCCGGTCACGCCGAACCAGCTGCGTTGGAGCCCGATGCCGATTCCCGCCGCCCCCACCGACTTTCTGGAAGGCGTGAAAACCTGGGGCGGCAATGGCGGCCCCGACGCACAGGGCGGCGTCGCCATCCACCTGTACGCGGCCAACCGGTCGATGCAAGGTCGCTACTTCTACAACGCCGACGGTGAACTGCTGCTGGTGCCGCAGCAAGGCCGGTTGCGCCTGGCTACCGAACTGGGCTTGATTGATCTTGAGCCCCTGGAAATTGCCGTGATCCCGCGCGGCGTGCGCTTTCGCGTCGAACTGCTGGACGGCGAAGCGCGCGGCTACATGCTGGAGAACTTCGGCGCGGCCCTGCGCCTGCCCGAACTGGGCCCCATCGGATCAAACTGCCTGGCCAACGCCCGCGACTTCAAGACGCCGGTGGCCTGGTACGAAGACGTCGAAGGCGACTTTGAATTGATCGCGAAGTTCACCGGCGGCTTCTGGCGCGCGTCCATCGACCATTCGCCGCTGGACGTTGTGGCATGGCACGGCACGCACGCGCCCTACAAGTACGATCTGCGCCACTTCAACACCATCGGCTCGATCAGCTTCGACCATCCGGACCCGTCGATCTTTACCGTGCTGACCGCGCCGTCGGACACCCCGGGCACGGCCAACATGGACTTCGCGATTTTCCCGCCGCGCGTCCTGGCCATGGAAGACACCTTCCGTCCGCCCTGGTTCCACCGCAACGTGGCCAGCGAATTCATGGGCCTGATCCAGGGCGTGTACGACGCCAAGGCCGATGGCTTCGCGCCCGGCGGCGCCAGCCTGCATAACTGCATGAGCGGCCACGGCCCGGACGCCGAGACGTTTGAAAAGGCCTCGCACGCCGACACGCACAGCGCCCACTACATCCGCGATACGATGGCGTTCATGTTTGAAACGCGCCGGGTGATTCGTCCGACCGCGCAGGCGCTGGCTTCCAAAGACCTGCAAGGCGATTACTACCGGTGCTGGCAGGGCATCGTGAAGCACTTCGATCCCAACAAGGCGTGA
- a CDS encoding LTA synthase family protein: MRRLTLRFILAILVLLTLSRLGLAFWMWDRVQAAGGLWPLLLGGLRIDVCLLSMVIALPAVFSPWFGHRPLAASITAWWFRVWWMLYVLLEVSTPQFIAEYDTRPNRLYFIYLLNPKEVGSMLWQGYKGVLLAAFVVLVVAAWLAFKLFPTRSRDGFMAWWKRPIASFVILALVVLGARGTLEHRPINPAKVAFSSDSMVNALALNSLYSVFDAAYRMRDERSSAAMYPKMPVDRMNAIVREKAGLTGAPLDARYPSLHEQKATVRRDKPLNVVIILQESLGAQYVGSLGGRDLTPNIDRLSKDGWMFHRAYATGTRSVRGIEAVTAGFLPSVADAVVKLPRSQTGFFTLAQVLGKHGYHSRFVYGGESHFDNMRAFFLGNGFDEVVDRPKFVNPVFEGSWGASDEDMFNQVDRLLRADGDKPVFTLAFSVSNHSPWEYPEGRIKPVGDPATVDNTVRYADWALGQFFEKAKQAPYWNNTVFLVIADHDSRVYGSIPVPVRHFQIPALFLGAGIAPRQDERLVSQIDMAPTLLSLIGLDNVNPMLGADLTQRDPNRAIMQYADNFGYLQGDKLLVLEPAKEPREFRYEAAPVGQNETYAPVQPADPALTEEALAHALWASWAYRKEKYRLP, from the coding sequence ATGCGTCGCCTGACACTTCGATTCATTCTTGCCATCCTGGTGCTGCTGACGCTGTCGCGCCTGGGGCTGGCTTTCTGGATGTGGGACCGCGTGCAAGCGGCTGGCGGCTTGTGGCCGCTGCTGCTGGGCGGGCTGCGCATCGACGTCTGCCTGTTGTCCATGGTGATTGCGCTGCCGGCGGTGTTCTCGCCGTGGTTCGGGCATCGCCCGCTGGCCGCGAGCATTACCGCGTGGTGGTTCCGCGTATGGTGGATGCTGTATGTGCTGCTGGAAGTGTCCACGCCGCAATTCATCGCGGAGTACGACACGCGGCCCAACCGGCTGTACTTCATCTACCTGCTCAATCCCAAGGAAGTGGGGTCAATGCTGTGGCAGGGCTACAAGGGCGTGCTGCTGGCCGCGTTCGTGGTGCTGGTGGTGGCGGCCTGGCTGGCGTTCAAGCTGTTTCCGACACGGTCGCGCGATGGGTTCATGGCCTGGTGGAAGCGGCCGATTGCGTCCTTCGTGATCTTGGCGCTGGTGGTGCTGGGCGCGCGCGGCACTTTGGAACATCGCCCCATCAATCCGGCCAAGGTGGCGTTCAGTTCAGATTCCATGGTGAACGCGCTGGCGCTGAACTCGCTGTACAGCGTGTTCGATGCGGCCTACCGCATGCGGGATGAACGCTCGTCGGCCGCGATGTATCCGAAGATGCCGGTGGACCGCATGAACGCCATCGTCCGCGAAAAGGCGGGCCTGACCGGCGCGCCGCTGGACGCACGCTACCCCAGCCTGCATGAACAAAAGGCCACCGTGCGGCGCGACAAGCCGCTGAACGTGGTGATCATCCTGCAGGAAAGCCTGGGTGCGCAGTACGTGGGCAGCTTGGGCGGACGGGATCTCACGCCCAACATCGACCGCCTGTCCAAGGACGGCTGGATGTTCCACCGCGCCTACGCCACCGGCACACGCTCGGTGCGCGGTATTGAAGCGGTGACGGCGGGGTTCCTGCCCAGCGTGGCCGACGCGGTGGTCAAGTTGCCGCGCTCGCAAACCGGCTTTTTCACCTTGGCGCAGGTGCTGGGTAAACACGGCTACCACTCGCGCTTCGTGTATGGCGGCGAGTCGCACTTTGACAATATGCGGGCGTTTTTCCTGGGCAATGGCTTTGATGAAGTGGTGGACCGGCCCAAGTTCGTGAACCCGGTGTTCGAAGGCTCATGGGGCGCGTCCGATGAAGACATGTTCAATCAGGTAGACCGCCTGCTGCGCGCCGACGGCGACAAGCCGGTCTTCACACTGGCGTTTTCCGTGTCGAACCATTCGCCGTGGGAATACCCGGAAGGCCGCATCAAGCCGGTGGGCGACCCCGCTACTGTGGACAACACGGTGCGTTACGCGGATTGGGCGTTGGGGCAGTTCTTTGAAAAGGCGAAGCAGGCACCGTACTGGAACAACACGGTGTTCCTGGTGATCGCGGACCACGATTCGCGTGTGTATGGGTCAATACCCGTGCCGGTGCGCCACTTCCAGATACCCGCGCTTTTCCTGGGCGCCGGCATCGCGCCGCGCCAGGACGAACGCTTGGTGAGCCAGATCGACATGGCGCCGACGCTGCTGTCGCTGATCGGCCTGGACAACGTGAACCCGATGCTGGGCGCCGACCTGACGCAACGCGACCCGAACCGCGCGATCATGCAGTACGCGGACAACTTCGGGTATTTGCAAGGCGACAAGCTGCTGGTGTTGGAACCCGCGAAGGAACCCCGCGAATTCCGATATGAAGCGGCGCCGGTTGGGCAAAATGAAACGTATGCGCCCGTGCAGCCGGCAGACCCGGCGTTGACGGAAGAAGCGCTGGCGCATGCGCTGTGGGCAAGCTGGGCGTATCGGAAAGAAAAATATCGGCTGCCGTGA
- the fahA gene encoding fumarylacetoacetase → MTTSINETHDPSLKSWVASANTGTSDFPVQNLPYGAFRRKGTNESFRPGVAIGDQILDLAALAAAKPFEGQAAEALAACASDSLNALMALGQAHWSALRLALSRALREGAALRNVVEPLLVAQADAEHTTPARIGDYTDFYISVHHATAIGKQFRPDNPLLPNYKWVPIGYHGRASSIGVDQKFPRPVGQTRPANEGDTPQFGPCARLDYELELGIFVGTGNAQGDRIDLADADGHVFGLCILNDWSARDIQAWEYQPLGPFLSKNFASTISPWIVTMEALEPFRTQYNRGPSEPQPMPYLASDVNRAKGAYDVQLEVLMTTAQSRDAKQPPVTLSRSNFRDAYWNVAQLIAHHTVNGCNLQPGDMLGTGTLSGPQPSEAGSLLELSNGGKTPIDLPWGEKRTFLQDGDQIIMRAACEKAGYPKIGFGQSSGVVLPAKL, encoded by the coding sequence ATGACCACCTCGATCAACGAAACCCACGACCCGTCCTTGAAAAGCTGGGTCGCCAGCGCCAACACCGGCACGTCTGACTTCCCGGTGCAGAACCTGCCTTACGGCGCTTTCCGCCGCAAGGGCACGAACGAATCGTTCCGCCCTGGCGTGGCAATCGGCGACCAGATCCTGGACCTGGCCGCGCTGGCAGCGGCAAAGCCGTTTGAAGGTCAGGCCGCCGAGGCGCTGGCCGCTTGCGCCAGCGATAGCCTGAATGCATTGATGGCCTTGGGCCAGGCACATTGGAGCGCCCTGCGCCTGGCCTTGTCGCGCGCGCTGCGCGAAGGCGCCGCGTTGCGCAACGTGGTCGAGCCGCTGCTGGTTGCGCAAGCCGACGCTGAGCACACCACGCCCGCGCGCATCGGCGACTACACCGATTTCTACATCTCGGTGCACCACGCCACCGCGATTGGCAAGCAGTTCCGCCCGGACAACCCCTTGCTGCCGAACTACAAATGGGTGCCCATCGGCTACCACGGTCGCGCGTCCAGCATCGGCGTGGACCAGAAGTTTCCGCGCCCCGTGGGCCAGACCCGCCCCGCGAACGAAGGCGACACACCGCAATTCGGCCCGTGCGCCCGCTTGGACTACGAACTGGAACTGGGCATCTTCGTGGGCACCGGCAACGCCCAGGGCGATCGCATCGACTTGGCCGACGCCGATGGCCACGTGTTTGGCCTGTGCATCCTGAACGACTGGTCGGCGCGCGACATCCAGGCTTGGGAATACCAGCCGCTGGGGCCCTTCCTGTCGAAGAACTTCGCGTCGACGATCTCGCCGTGGATCGTGACCATGGAAGCGCTAGAGCCGTTCCGCACGCAGTACAACCGCGGCCCGTCCGAACCGCAGCCGATGCCGTACCTGGCCTCCGACGTCAACCGCGCCAAGGGCGCCTATGACGTGCAACTGGAAGTGCTGATGACCACCGCGCAATCGCGCGACGCCAAGCAGCCGCCGGTGACCTTGTCGCGCAGCAATTTCCGCGACGCTTACTGGAACGTGGCGCAACTGATTGCGCACCACACGGTGAACGGCTGCAACCTGCAACCGGGCGACATGCTGGGTACGGGCACGCTGTCCGGCCCGCAGCCGTCGGAAGCGGGATCCTTGCTGGAATTGAGCAATGGCGGAAAGACGCCGATTGATCTGCCCTGGGGCGAAAAGCGCACCTTCCTGCAAGATGGCGACCAGATCATCATGCGCGCCGCGTGCGAGAAGGCGGGATACCCGAAAATCGGCTTCGGCCAATCGTCCGGCGTGGTGCTACCCGCCAAACTGTAG
- a CDS encoding LysR family transcriptional regulator: MAELRDVDLNLLILFQHLLEDRNLSAVARRMDLTQPAVSNALRRLREAFGDELFVRTGQGMLPTPRAQRLAGPVSEALTVLTQALQDQDVFDAATSNRRFRVAMTDVGEIHFMPRLMEVCVQVAPQVRIDSVRVQGPDLPREMESGRVDLAIGAFDEMGAGTMQRMLFRQGYATLFRQAHPTAHAGMGIKAFRAERHLIVSRAAPYGQVNQSMERAGVVLAEHFSVPHFSAVPYIVSATDLLATVPEKLAASAAPPFGLRFMTPPVKVPALQTNLYWQRRVDRDSGNQWLRGLIVNTFGVGR; encoded by the coding sequence ATGGCCGAACTGCGCGACGTCGATTTGAATCTGCTGATCCTGTTCCAGCACTTGCTGGAAGACCGCAACCTGTCGGCCGTGGCGCGCCGCATGGATCTGACGCAACCCGCCGTCAGCAACGCACTGCGTCGCCTGCGCGAGGCCTTTGGCGATGAGCTGTTCGTGCGGACCGGACAGGGCATGCTGCCCACACCCCGGGCGCAGCGCCTGGCCGGCCCTGTCAGCGAAGCGCTGACCGTGCTGACGCAGGCGCTGCAAGACCAGGACGTGTTCGACGCCGCGACCAGCAACCGGCGCTTTCGCGTGGCGATGACGGACGTGGGTGAAATCCACTTCATGCCCCGCCTGATGGAAGTGTGCGTGCAGGTGGCGCCGCAGGTGCGCATTGATTCAGTGCGGGTGCAGGGGCCGGACTTGCCGCGCGAGATGGAGTCGGGTCGGGTGGACCTGGCGATCGGCGCGTTCGACGAGATGGGCGCGGGCACAATGCAGCGCATGCTGTTTCGTCAGGGCTACGCAACCCTGTTTCGGCAGGCGCATCCCACGGCGCATGCCGGCATGGGCATCAAGGCGTTTCGCGCGGAACGCCATTTGATCGTGTCGCGCGCCGCGCCCTACGGGCAGGTGAATCAATCGATGGAGCGCGCGGGGGTGGTGCTGGCGGAGCATTTCAGCGTGCCGCACTTTTCGGCCGTGCCGTATATCGTGAGCGCAACGGATCTGCTGGCTACCGTGCCGGAAAAGCTGGCCGCCAGCGCCGCGCCGCCGTTTGGGTTGCGCTTCATGACGCCGCCGGTCAAGGTGCCGGCGCTACAGACGAACCTGTATTGGCAACGCCGGGTTGATCGGGATAGTGGGAATCAGTGGCTGCGTGGGTTGATTGTGAATACGTTTGGGGTGGGGAGATGA